A genomic window from Martelella lutilitoris includes:
- a CDS encoding GntR family transcriptional regulator, translated as MRADAPVAKDHRPVYIQIAETLRARIVSGYYDDKIDGELKLAAQWQVSRRTIQQALEILVREGLLVRQHGMGTFINRKGVEKRYHAIASITESLVGQGLKPDYSVLESGPVAAGEQERRFFGLAGDAMVYRHKRLAVTGGKPLAVVSTSLNLGLLEGVELSALSGSLYRVLREKFGRTVVVADDKYMPVAADADIASLLKLEEGAPVFLAVREGRDQTGAPLEVSRIVMLPVPLDISIRNVGFPAAEPDNRSPAAKEWTYTVGFGDFRRDGEE; from the coding sequence TTGCGCGCAGATGCCCCCGTGGCGAAGGACCATCGCCCGGTCTATATCCAGATTGCCGAAACGCTGAGAGCCCGGATCGTTTCAGGCTATTACGATGACAAGATCGACGGCGAACTGAAGCTTGCCGCGCAGTGGCAGGTCAGCCGCCGGACGATCCAGCAGGCGCTGGAAATCCTGGTGCGCGAGGGCCTGCTCGTGCGCCAGCACGGCATGGGCACCTTCATCAACCGCAAGGGCGTCGAAAAGCGCTATCACGCCATTGCCTCGATCACCGAAAGCCTTGTCGGCCAGGGGCTGAAGCCGGATTATTCGGTGCTGGAAAGCGGGCCGGTCGCGGCGGGCGAGCAGGAAAGGCGCTTCTTCGGGCTCGCCGGCGATGCCATGGTCTATCGCCACAAGCGGCTGGCGGTTACCGGCGGCAAGCCGCTTGCCGTGGTTTCCACCAGCCTCAATCTCGGCCTTCTGGAAGGCGTCGAACTCTCCGCGCTGTCCGGTTCGCTCTACAGGGTGTTGCGTGAGAAATTCGGCCGCACGGTCGTCGTGGCCGACGACAAGTACATGCCCGTCGCGGCCGATGCCGACATTGCTTCGCTTCTGAAGCTGGAAGAAGGCGCGCCTGTGTTTCTTGCCGTCAGGGAAGGACGCGACCAGACGGGTGCGCCGCTCGAAGTGTCACGCATCGTCATGCTGCCCGTGCCGCTCGACATTTCCATCCGCAATGTCGGTTTTCCCGCCGCCGAGCCGGACAACCGCAGTCCTGCCGCCAAGGAATGGACCTATACGGTCGGCTTCGGCGATTTTCGGCG
- a CDS encoding creatininase family protein: MAYDKTDISRLNDSDMEAALAESPVLLLPIGAVESHGDHLPAGTDNILAARLVEELVKTIDGETPVLRLPVLPFGQVWSLAEAAGSFGVSNETVSNTIVEIAESAAGKGIRTVVVVNAHLGNAVAIRDAQRRLREKGIMLANFFYPGAGPVIEGVREKREAHASYMHACEIETSYVLHLAPDSVDMDKAIENYPEFPEDFATVAYRWTDFSKSPVLGDARAATAEKGEKILKAVLANMAKQIAVLYARQFDGSS, translated from the coding sequence TTGGCATATGATAAGACCGATATCTCGCGACTGAACGACAGCGACATGGAAGCGGCGCTGGCCGAAAGTCCGGTGCTTCTTCTGCCCATCGGCGCGGTGGAAAGCCATGGCGACCACCTGCCGGCCGGCACCGATAATATTCTGGCGGCAAGGCTGGTCGAGGAACTGGTCAAGACGATTGACGGCGAAACGCCGGTGCTCAGGCTGCCGGTGCTGCCTTTCGGTCAGGTCTGGTCGCTTGCGGAGGCCGCCGGGTCTTTCGGCGTCAGCAACGAAACCGTCAGCAATACCATCGTCGAGATTGCTGAAAGCGCCGCGGGCAAGGGCATCCGCACCGTGGTCGTCGTCAACGCGCATCTCGGCAACGCCGTTGCCATTCGCGATGCGCAGCGGCGGCTGAGGGAGAAGGGCATCATGCTGGCGAATTTCTTCTATCCCGGCGCCGGTCCGGTGATCGAGGGGGTGCGCGAGAAACGCGAAGCCCACGCCTCCTACATGCATGCCTGCGAGATCGAGACGTCCTACGTGCTGCATCTGGCACCCGATTCCGTCGATATGGATAAGGCCATTGAAAACTATCCGGAATTTCCGGAGGATTTCGCGACGGTTGCCTATCGCTGGACCGATTTTTCCAAAAGCCCGGTTCTCGGCGATGCCCGTGCCGCGACCGCGGAAAAGGGCGAAAAAATCCTGAAGGCTGTCCTCGCCAATATGGCAAAGCAGATAGCCGTCCTTTATGCTAGGCAGTTCGACGGCAGTTCCTGA
- a CDS encoding phosphotriesterase family protein, whose protein sequence is MEFIRTLNGDIAPEDLGVTYSHDHLYCIPPLWQEKKIDDFMIDDIEASIKDVELFVAEGGQAVYDATAIDYGRKPAELKEISDRTGVKIIATAGFNKAIMWPGQMAGTGGTFQAWIDGHSRAEIRDHVVAELTVGMDGTDLKGGVAKFGTGYNTISEAEDKVTRAVLDAHKETGCPLHSHTELGTLILEQLAILKQEGVDPTRLTMAHVDRNPDHWLHLKAAETGLFMCFDGISRIKYHPESVLIDCILNLVRHGHEDQIVVGGDIARRTMYRNYGEGGLGLGYILGSWAPRFMEQAGDAGFDGKALFEKFFVKNPQRAFVFKQ, encoded by the coding sequence ATGGAATTCATTCGCACACTCAATGGCGATATCGCGCCGGAGGACCTCGGCGTCACCTATTCGCATGATCACCTCTACTGCATTCCCCCGCTCTGGCAGGAAAAGAAAATCGACGATTTCATGATCGATGACATCGAAGCCTCGATCAAGGACGTCGAACTGTTCGTCGCGGAAGGCGGCCAGGCCGTCTATGACGCGACCGCGATCGACTACGGTCGCAAACCCGCGGAGCTGAAGGAAATCTCCGACCGTACCGGCGTCAAGATCATCGCCACCGCCGGCTTCAACAAGGCGATCATGTGGCCGGGCCAGATGGCGGGCACCGGCGGCACGTTCCAGGCCTGGATCGATGGGCACTCGCGCGCCGAAATCCGCGACCATGTGGTCGCGGAACTGACCGTCGGCATGGATGGCACGGACCTCAAGGGCGGCGTCGCCAAGTTCGGAACCGGCTACAACACGATCTCGGAGGCCGAGGACAAGGTCACCCGCGCCGTTCTGGACGCCCACAAGGAAACCGGCTGCCCGCTGCATTCCCATACCGAACTCGGCACGCTGATCCTCGAACAGCTTGCCATCCTGAAGCAGGAAGGCGTCGATCCGACCCGGCTCACCATGGCCCATGTCGACCGCAATCCGGACCACTGGCTGCATCTGAAGGCGGCCGAAACAGGCCTTTTCATGTGCTTCGACGGCATCAGCCGGATCAAGTACCACCCCGAAAGCGTGCTGATCGACTGCATCCTCAATCTCGTCCGTCATGGTCACGAAGACCAGATCGTCGTCGGCGGCGATATCGCCCGGCGCACCATGTACCGCAATTACGGCGAGGGCGGCCTCGGACTCGGTTATATCCTCGGCAGCTGGGCTCCGCGTTTCATGGAGCAGGCCGGCGACGCCGGGTTCGACGGCAAGGCGCTGTTTGAAAAATTCTTCGTCAAGAACCCGCAGCGCGCCTTTGTTTTCAAGCAGTGA
- a CDS encoding ABC transporter permease, with translation MAVSAFFSNARPAGATWRALALLAILLVVLFVFSGRVSVVQIMDNARQAAPLGLIALGQALILMMGRLDLSVGATAGLANIVLAASFAGNMDNMAAALAITVFFGLLVGLANGVLVVVLRIPAFLATLATSLVLSGAILVYTGGSPRGSIPAGFRVISEGWLFGILPWSVVLWLICSLILLAYVHYSLSGRKMLLAGANAAAARRNGIAADRMVIFSFVLASFMATLGGIMLSSITGMASIGIADTYTVDSIAAAVIGGALFTGGVFLPLGAAAGSLILFFLQSLLYVLSLPPAARFVLQGSIIILALALSNFKKDR, from the coding sequence ATGGCGGTTTCGGCTTTCTTCTCCAACGCGAGGCCCGCAGGCGCAACCTGGCGCGCGCTGGCGCTTCTCGCAATCCTGCTTGTCGTGCTCTTCGTGTTTTCCGGGCGCGTCTCGGTGGTGCAGATCATGGACAATGCCCGCCAGGCCGCGCCCCTCGGGCTGATCGCGCTCGGTCAGGCGCTGATCCTGATGATGGGCCGGCTCGACCTTTCCGTCGGCGCGACGGCAGGGCTCGCCAATATCGTGCTTGCCGCAAGCTTTGCCGGCAACATGGACAATATGGCTGCAGCGCTTGCGATCACCGTGTTCTTCGGTCTTCTCGTCGGCCTTGCTAATGGCGTTCTGGTCGTGGTGCTGCGCATCCCGGCGTTTCTCGCCACGCTCGCCACCTCGCTGGTGCTCTCCGGCGCGATCCTCGTCTATACCGGCGGCAGCCCGCGCGGATCGATCCCGGCCGGTTTCCGGGTCATCTCCGAGGGCTGGCTGTTCGGCATCCTGCCGTGGTCGGTGGTGCTGTGGCTCATCTGCAGCCTGATCTTGCTTGCCTATGTGCATTACTCGCTCTCCGGCCGCAAAATGCTGCTTGCCGGCGCCAATGCCGCCGCCGCGCGCCGCAACGGCATCGCCGCCGACCGCATGGTAATTTTCTCCTTTGTGCTGGCGAGCTTCATGGCGACGCTCGGCGGCATCATGCTGTCGTCGATCACCGGCATGGCCTCGATCGGCATAGCCGACACCTATACGGTGGATTCGATCGCCGCGGCCGTCATCGGCGGGGCGCTGTTCACCGGCGGCGTATTCCTGCCGCTGGGGGCTGCTGCCGGCAGCCTCATCCTGTTCTTCCTTCAGAGCCTGCTCTACGTGCTGTCGCTGCCGCCGGCGGCGCGCTTCGTTCTCCAGGGCTCGATCATCATTCTCGCGCTTGCGCTCTCAAACTTCAAAAAGGATCGCTGA
- a CDS encoding ABC transporter permease, whose product MFEGSLRSNLLLSLPALALAALLIAVTGFLSPNFFSDSNLTNLSTRLLPLGLVALGEALVLFAGRIDLSVGSIMSLATAIMALTSASLGWLSVPLALAAGLACGIFTACGVNFLKINPLVMTLATAAIVKGITMLLLPSPGGEVDYAFYEALFGAERLFSAPLVISLAVFVAIAIAMNWTRFGRSIYAFGSDPRAAFANGISALRVDLVVFGLSGVLASAAGIVLSIRILSGDPLIGESYTLDAVSAAILGGVALQGGRGNAVGVFCAALSLVLINNMFNLLDLDTSLQNIAKGLIFIVALVFFMRGKEN is encoded by the coding sequence TTGTTTGAAGGTTCTCTTCGCTCCAACCTGCTCCTCAGCCTGCCGGCGCTTGCGCTCGCGGCTCTGCTGATCGCGGTGACGGGCTTTCTCTCGCCGAATTTCTTCAGCGATTCGAATCTGACCAACCTTTCCACCCGGCTTCTGCCGCTCGGGCTTGTTGCGCTGGGCGAGGCGCTGGTCCTGTTTGCCGGCCGCATCGATCTTTCCGTAGGCTCGATCATGAGCCTTGCGACGGCGATCATGGCGCTGACTTCGGCAAGCCTTGGCTGGCTCTCGGTTCCGCTGGCGCTTGCGGCAGGCCTTGCCTGTGGAATCTTCACGGCTTGCGGCGTCAACTTTCTCAAGATCAATCCGCTGGTGATGACGCTGGCGACGGCGGCCATCGTCAAGGGCATCACCATGCTCCTGCTGCCCTCGCCGGGCGGCGAGGTGGATTATGCCTTCTACGAGGCGCTTTTCGGCGCCGAGCGTCTGTTTTCCGCACCGCTTGTGATCTCGCTTGCCGTCTTCGTCGCAATCGCGATCGCCATGAACTGGACGCGGTTCGGCCGGTCGATCTACGCTTTCGGCTCCGATCCGCGCGCGGCCTTTGCCAACGGCATTTCGGCGTTGCGCGTCGATCTCGTTGTCTTCGGCCTGTCGGGCGTGCTGGCGTCGGCCGCCGGTATCGTGCTGTCCATTCGCATCCTCTCCGGGGATCCGCTGATCGGCGAATCCTATACGCTCGATGCCGTCTCGGCGGCGATCCTTGGCGGCGTGGCGCTGCAGGGCGGCCGCGGCAATGCCGTCGGCGTGTTCTGCGCAGCCCTCTCGCTCGTACTCATCAACAATATGTTCAACCTGCTCGATCTCGATACCAGCCTGCAAAACATCGCCAAGGGGCTGATCTTCATCGTCGCGCTGGTGTTCTTCATGCGCGGCAAGGAGAACTGA
- a CDS encoding sugar ABC transporter ATP-binding protein, with translation MTSHTSAQRPPLLAVTGLSKSFGRNAVLQDVSFSLGRGEVLALVGENGAGKSTLMNILSGNLPYDSGEIRLAGEGYHPASPAEAAAKGVAIAHQETAIMPDLTVAENTFFRREPRNALGLIRQKRLHADFADLSASLGFTLDGKRLGRRLSAAERQLVEIARAIAAKPDLLILDEPTASLSAEAAQSVLRLMNELKRDGTSIIFISHRMGEIMTAADRVVVLKDGALTLEAERGAFAEDDLIQAMVGRKLENIFPERPALADLPVRFSVTGGTNADLPEIDFSVRRGEVLGIAGLEGQGQKPLADALCGIAPFRSGAVELDGKAATLKSPAAAIGAGIASIPDDRKHEGLALSLPIRLNMSLFAISERARAGLLPLGYERQFVEGARERFSIRSTDMEQPAGELSGGNQQKVVFARWLAHTPKLLVLYEPTKGVDVQSKSEIYHLVDALSKKGVSVILISSDLMELIGLSDRILALYEGRITGEIARPDFSEEKIMRYAAGLPSHGLGSAENGEAALV, from the coding sequence GTGACGAGCCATACCTCCGCACAACGCCCCCCTCTGCTGGCGGTCACGGGTCTGTCGAAATCCTTTGGGCGCAACGCCGTCCTGCAGGACGTTTCTTTCTCGCTTGGTCGGGGGGAAGTTCTGGCGCTTGTCGGCGAAAACGGCGCCGGCAAGTCCACCCTCATGAACATCCTATCCGGCAATCTTCCTTATGACAGCGGCGAGATCCGCCTCGCCGGCGAGGGCTATCATCCGGCAAGCCCGGCTGAGGCAGCCGCGAAGGGCGTTGCCATCGCGCACCAGGAAACGGCGATCATGCCGGACCTGACGGTGGCCGAAAACACCTTCTTCCGCCGCGAGCCGCGCAATGCGCTCGGCCTGATCCGGCAGAAGCGGCTTCATGCCGATTTCGCCGACCTTTCCGCGTCTCTCGGCTTCACCCTGGACGGAAAGCGTCTCGGTCGCCGCCTGAGCGCGGCCGAACGGCAACTGGTCGAGATAGCGCGCGCGATCGCGGCCAAGCCCGATCTGCTGATCCTTGACGAGCCGACGGCATCGCTCTCCGCCGAAGCGGCGCAGTCCGTCTTGAGGCTGATGAACGAGCTGAAGCGGGACGGCACATCGATCATTTTCATCTCCCACCGCATGGGAGAGATCATGACGGCTGCCGACCGCGTCGTGGTGCTGAAGGATGGCGCGCTCACGCTGGAAGCGGAGCGCGGCGCCTTTGCCGAGGACGATCTGATCCAGGCCATGGTCGGCCGCAAGCTGGAAAACATCTTTCCGGAGCGCCCGGCGCTCGCCGATCTGCCGGTCCGCTTTTCCGTGACTGGCGGGACGAATGCGGATCTGCCGGAGATCGATTTTTCGGTGCGGCGCGGCGAGGTGCTCGGCATTGCCGGCCTCGAAGGGCAGGGGCAGAAACCGCTGGCGGATGCGCTGTGCGGCATCGCGCCGTTCCGTTCCGGCGCGGTGGAGCTCGACGGCAAGGCGGCGACGCTCAAATCGCCGGCGGCCGCCATCGGCGCCGGCATTGCCAGCATTCCCGATGACCGCAAGCATGAGGGCCTGGCGCTGTCATTGCCGATCCGCCTCAATATGAGCCTGTTTGCGATCTCGGAACGCGCGCGCGCCGGCCTCCTGCCGCTCGGTTACGAGCGGCAGTTCGTCGAGGGCGCGCGCGAGCGCTTCTCGATCCGCTCCACCGATATGGAACAGCCGGCCGGTGAACTCTCCGGCGGCAACCAGCAGAAGGTCGTCTTCGCCCGCTGGCTGGCGCATACGCCCAAGCTGCTGGTGCTCTACGAGCCGACCAAGGGCGTCGACGTCCAGTCGAAGAGCGAAATCTACCATCTGGTCGACGCGCTTTCGAAAAAAGGCGTCTCCGTCATTCTCATCTCCTCCGATCTGATGGAACTGATCGGCCTCTCCGATCGCATTCTGGCGCTCTATGAAGGTCGCATCACCGGCGAGATCGCCCGTCCAGACTTCTCCGAGGAAAAGATCATGCGCTATGCCGCAGGCCTGCCGTCTCACGGACTGGGCAGTGCTGAAAACGGGGAGGCAGCCCTTGTTTGA
- a CDS encoding ABC transporter substrate-binding protein, protein MKLKKLLLVASVLAGMAAPAMAEDKFTIGYDNYFNGNSWSVQLSKEFEAEAERHQDTVDVVYTESELKADKQVSNIEDMITRGVDAIILTPISPTAVIPVLKKAEAQDIKIVLLASTIRSDDYDALVTVDDVDFGKAGAEWLADKLDGKGRIIALNGISGISASDDRWKGAKAVFDEYPDIEVISVVDAGWDYAKAKVAVSNLLAANPEIDGVWSQGGSMTLGAIDAFEAAQRPLVPMTGEDNNGYLKRWTALEADGFESVAPSKPTWLGSEALLVALDMLQGEEVEKNKFYEVPMITSENLSEFTRDDLSDSFWANTRLSDEQVRATFQD, encoded by the coding sequence ATGAAACTGAAGAAACTGCTGCTCGTCGCCTCCGTCCTTGCGGGCATGGCGGCTCCCGCGATGGCCGAGGACAAGTTCACCATCGGCTATGACAATTATTTCAACGGCAATTCCTGGTCGGTTCAGCTCTCGAAGGAATTCGAGGCCGAAGCCGAACGGCATCAGGATACGGTCGATGTCGTCTACACGGAATCGGAGCTGAAGGCCGACAAGCAGGTCTCCAACATCGAGGACATGATCACGCGCGGCGTCGACGCCATCATCCTCACGCCGATCTCGCCGACCGCCGTCATTCCGGTTCTGAAGAAGGCGGAAGCCCAGGACATCAAGATCGTTCTGCTCGCCTCGACCATCCGCAGCGATGACTATGACGCTCTGGTCACCGTCGATGATGTCGATTTCGGCAAGGCCGGCGCCGAATGGCTGGCCGACAAGCTCGACGGCAAGGGCAGGATCATCGCGCTCAACGGCATTTCCGGCATTTCCGCCAGCGATGACCGCTGGAAGGGCGCCAAGGCGGTGTTCGACGAATATCCCGATATCGAGGTCATCAGCGTCGTCGACGCCGGCTGGGATTATGCCAAGGCCAAGGTCGCGGTTTCCAACCTTCTCGCCGCCAATCCGGAGATCGACGGCGTCTGGTCGCAGGGCGGCAGCATGACGCTCGGCGCGATCGATGCCTTTGAGGCGGCGCAGCGCCCGCTGGTGCCGATGACCGGCGAGGACAATAACGGCTATCTGAAGCGCTGGACCGCGCTTGAGGCCGACGGCTTTGAATCCGTTGCGCCGTCGAAGCCGACCTGGCTTGGCTCGGAGGCCCTCCTGGTCGCGCTTGATATGCTTCAGGGTGAAGAGGTGGAAAAGAACAAGTTCTACGAAGTGCCGATGATCACGTCGGAGAACCTGTCCGAGTTCACGCGCGACGACCTCTCCGACTCCTTCTGGGCCAACACCCGGCTCAGCGACGAACAGGTCCGGGCAACCTTCCAGGATTGA